The nucleotide sequence NNNNNNNNNNNNNNNNNNNNNNNNNNNNNNNNNNNNNNNNNNNNNNNNNNNNNNNNNNNNNNNNNNNNNNNNNNNNNNNNNNNNNNNNNNNNNNNNNNNNNNNNNNNNNNNNNNNNNNNNNNNNNNNNNNNNNNNNNNNNNNNNNNNNNNNNNNNNNNNNNNNNNNNNNNNNNNNNNNNNNNNNNNNNNNNNNNNNNNNNNNNNNNNNNNNNNNNNNNNNNNNNNNNNNNNNNNNNNNNNNNNNNNNNNNNNNNNNNNNNNNNNNNNNNNNNNNNNNNNNNNNNNNNNNNNNNNNNNNNNNNNNNNNNNNNNNNNNNNNNNNNNNNNNNNNNNNNNNNNNNNNNNNNNNNNNNNNNNNNNNNNNNNNNNNNNNNNNNNNNNNNNNNNNNNNNNNNNNNNNNNNNNNNNNNNNNNNNNNNNNNNNNNNNNNNNNNNNNNNNNNNNNNNNNNNNNNNNNNNNNNNNNNNNNNNNNNNNNNNNNNNNNNNNNNNNNNNNNNNNNNNNNNNNNNNNNNNNNNNNNNNNNNNNNNNNNNNNNNNNNNNNNNNNNNNNNNNNNNNNNNNNNNNNNNNNNNNNNNNNNNNNNNNNNNNNNNNNNNNNNNNNNNNNNNNNNNNNNNNNNNNNNNNNNNNNNNNNNNNNNNNNNNNNNNNNNNNNNNNNNNNNNNNNNNNNNNNNNNNNNNNNNNNNNNNNNNNNNNNNNNNNNNNNNNNNNNNNNNNNNNNNNNNNNNNNNNNNNNNNNNNNNNNNNNNNNNNNNNNNNNNNNNNNNNNNNNNNNNNNNNNNNNNNNNNNNNNNNNNNNNNNNNNNNNNNNNNNNNNNNNNNNNNNNNNNNNNNNNNNNNNNNNNNNNNNNNNNNNNNNNNNNNNNNNNNNNNNNNNNNNNNNNNNNNNNNNNNNNNNNNNNNNNNNNNNNNNNNNNNNNNNNNNNNNNNNNNNNNNNNNNNNNNNNNNNNNNNNNNNNNNNNNNNNNNNNNNNNNNNNNNNNNNNNNNNNNNNNNNNNNNNNNNNNNNNNNNNNNNNNNNNNNNNNNNNNNNNNNNNNNNNNNNNNNNNNNNNNNNNNNNNNNNNNNNNNNNNNNNNNNNNNNNNNNNNNNNNNNNNNNNNNNNNNNNNNNNNNNNNNNNNNNNNNNNNNNNNNNNNNNNNNNNNNNNNNNNNNNNNNNNNNNNNNNNNNNNNNNNNNNNNNNNNNNNNNNNNNNNNNNNNNNNNNNNNNNNNNNNNNNNNNNNNNNNNNNNNNNNNNNNNNNNNNNNNNNNNNNNNNNNNNNNNNNNNNNNNNNNNNNNNNNNNNNNNNNNNNNNNNNNNNNNNNNNNNNNNNNNNNNNNNNNNNNNNNNNNNNNNNNNNNNNNNNNNNNNNNNNNNNNNNNNNNNNNNNNNNNNNNNNNNNNNNNNNNNNNNNNNNNNNNNNNNNNNNNNNNNNNNNNNNNNNNNNNNNNNNNNNNNNNNNNNNNNNNNNNNNNNNNNNNNNNNNNNNNNNNNNNNNNNNNNNNNNNNNNNNNNNNNNNNNNNNNNNNNNNNNNNNNNNNNNNNNNNNNNNNNNNNNNNNNNNNNNNNNNNNNNNNNNNNNNNNNNNNNNNNNNNNNNNNNNNNNNNNNNNNNNNNNNNNNNNNNNNNNNNNNNNNNNNNNNNNNNNNNNNNNNNNNNNNNNNNNNNNNNNNNNNNNNNNNNNNNNNNNNNNNNNNNNNNNNNNNNNNNNNNNNNNNNNNNNNNNNNNNNNNNNNNNNNNNNNNNNNNNNNNNNNNNNNNNNNNNNNNNNNNNNNNNNNNNNNNNNNNNNNNNNNNNNNNNNNNNNNNNNNNNNNNNNNNNNNNNNNNNNNNNNNNNNNNNNNNNNNNNNNNNNNNNNNNNNNNNNNNNNNNNNNNNNNNNNNNNNNNNNNNNNNNNNNNNNNNNNNNNNNNNNNNNNNNNNNNNNNNNNNNNNNNNNNNNNNNNNNNNNNNNNNNNNNNNNNNNNNNNNNNNNNNNNNNNNNNNNNNNNNNNNNNNNNNNNNNNNNNNNNNNNNNNNNNNNNNNNNNNNNNNNNNNNNNNNNNNNNNNNNNNNNNNNNNNNNNNNNNNNNNNNNNNNNNNNNNNNNNNNNNNNNNNNNNNNNNNNNNNNNNNNNNNNNNNNNNNNNNNNNNNNNNNNNNNNNNNNNNNNNNNNNNNNNNNNNNNNNNNNNNNNNNNNNNNNNNNNNNNNNNNNNNNNNNNNNNNNNNNNNNNNNNNNNNNNNNNNNNNNNNNNNNNNNNNNNNNNNNNNNNNNNNNNNNNNNNNNNNNNNNNNNNNNNNNNNNNNNNNNNNNNNNNNNNNNNNNNNNNNNNNNNNNNNNNNNNNNNNNNNNNNNNNNNNNNNNNNNNNNNNNNNNNNNNNNNNNNNNNNNNNNNNNNNNNNNNNNNNNNNNNNNNNNNNNNNNNNNNNNNNNNNNNNNNNNNNNNNNNNNNNNNNNNNNNNNNNNNNNNNNNNNNNNNNNNNNNNNNNNNNNNNNNNNNNNNNNNNNNNNNNNNNNNNNNNNNNNNGTTACTCCTCCCATCCCACAGCACAGGCACTCCCCCATCCACAGCACAGTGCACTCGCCCCATCCCACAGCAATGGGAACTCCCCCAGCACAGGAACTCCCCCATCCCACAGCACAGTGCACTCCCCCCATCCCACAGCAATGGAACATTCCCCAGCACAGGGCACTCCCCCATCCACAAGCACAGTGCACTCCCCCCATCCACAGCACAGTGCACTCCCCCATCCCACAGCAATGGGAACTCCCCACAGCACAGGGCACTCCCCCATCCCCACAGCACAGTGCACTCCCCCCATCCCACAGCAATGGGAACTCCCCACAGCCAGGGCACTCCCCATCCCACAGCACAGTGCACTCCCCCATCTCACACACAGGGCACTCCCCCCATCTTCACAACACAGGGCACTTCCCACAGCACAGGGCACTCCCCATCCCACAGCACTTCCCCCATCCCACAGCACAGCGCACTCCCCCATCCCACAGCACAGGCACTCCCCCATCTCACAACACAGGGCATCCCCATCCACAGCACATTTTGCAATttttgaattgcaaaaatctctgaagttggagacttttatctccctcaacaactttaaacatctgctatccgagcagctaccgatcgctgcagctgtacatagtccatcgtatatagcccacccaatttacctacccccccccccatactgcttttatttccttttctgctttttttgcacaCCATATCTTACTTgcacatgaccatctgatgatttaccactccagtgttaatctgctaaatgtaattatctgatttattgcctacctcctcatgccttttgcacacattgtatatagattctttttttcttttttctaccatgttattgacttgtttattgtttactccatgtgtaactcgtgtgtttgttttctgttcacactgctatgctttatcttggcaggtcgcagttgcaaatgagaacttgttctcaactagcctacctgttaataaggtaaaataaaaataaataaaaacgggAACTCCCCACAGCACAGGGCAACTCCCCATCCCACAGCACAGGGCACTCCCCCCACCCACAGCACAGGAACTCCCCACAGCAGGGAACTCCCCACAGCACAGGGACTCCCCCATCCACAGCACAGTGCACTCCCCCATCCCACAGCACAGGGCACTCCCCATCCCACAGCACATTGCACTCCCATCCCACACACAGTGACTCCCCCATCCCACAGCAATGGGAACTCCCCACAGCACAGGGCACTCCCCCATCCCACAGACAGGGCACTCCCCATCTCACAACACAGGGCACTCCCCCATCTCACAACACAGGCACTTCCCACAGCACAGGGCACTCCCCATCCCACAGTACTCCCCCATCCCACAGCACAGCGCACTCCCCATCCCAAGCACAGGGCACTCCCCCCATCTCACAACACAGGGCAATCCCCCATCCCACAGACCAGGGAACTCCCACAGCACAGGGCAATGCCCCATCCACAGCACAGGCACTCCCCATCCACAGCACAGGGAACTCCCACAGCACAGGAAACTCCCCACAGCACAGGGAACTCCCCCATCCCACAGCACAGTGCACTCCCCCATCCCACAGCACAGCACTCCCCATCCCACAGCACATTGCACTCCCCCATCCACCGCACAGTGCACTCCCCCATCCCACAGCACAGGGAACTACCCCATCCACAGCACAGGGAACTCCCCCCTCCCACAGCAAAGTGCACTCCCCCATCCCACAGCACAGGGCACTCCCCATCCCACAACACAGGGCACCCCCATCCACAGCACAGGGAACTCCCCATCCCACAGCAAGTGCACCTCCCCATCCCACAACACAGGGCAATCCCCCATCCCAGCACAGGAACTCCCCACAGCACAGGCACCCCCCATCCCACCGCACAGTGCCCCCCCATCCCACAGCACAGGAACTCCCCCATCCCACAGCACAGTGACTCCCATCCAAGCACAGAACTCCCCCCATCCCACAGCACAGGGACTCCCCATCCCGCAACAGGCCTCCCCCATCCCACAAGCACAGGGCACATCCCCCATCCCACAGCACAGGGACCCCCCCATCCACCACACAGGGAACTCCCCATCCCACAGCACAGTGCACTCCCCATCCCACCGACACAGTGCACTCCCCCATCCCACAGCACAGGATCCCCCCAATCCCACAGCACAGGGCACTCCCCCATCCACAAACACAGGGCAATCCCCATCCACAGCACAGGAACTCCCCACAGCACAGGGCACTCCCCATCCCACCGCACAGTGGCACTCCCCCCTCCACAGCACAGGGAACTCCCCCATCCCACAGCACAGTGCACTCCCCCATCCACAGCACGGGAACTCCCCCCATCCACAGCACAGTGCACTCCCCCATCCCACGCACAGTGTTGCACTCCCCATCCACAGCACAGGGCACTCCCCCATCCCACAGCACAGTGCACTCCCCATCCCACAGCACAGGCACACCCCACCACGCCAGGGAATCCCCCCATCCCACAGCACGGGCACTCCCCCATCCACCGCACAGTGCACCCCCCAGTCCACAGCACAGGGAACTCCCCCCATCCACAGCACAGTGCACTCCCCATCCCACGCACAGGGAACTCCCCCATCCACAGCACAGTGCAGTCCCCATCACATGCACAGTGCACTCCCCCATCCACAGACAGGGCACTCCCCCATCCACAGCACAGTGCACTCCCCCATCCCACAGCACAGGCACACCCCCATCCCACAGCACAGGGAACTCCCCCATCCACAGACAGTGCACTCCCCATCCCACAGCACAGGGAACTCCCCCATCCCACAGCACAGTGCACTTCCCCATCCACAGCACAGGCGCACTCCCCCATCCCACAGCACGGGCACTCCCCATCCCACAGCACAGGGCACCCTCCCCGGATCCAGGCCCACAGCACAGGGTCCATTCCACAGCACTCCCCATCCACAGCACAGGGCACTCCCCCATCCCACAGCACAGGCACTCCCCCATCCACAGCACAGGGCACTCCCCCATCCCACAGCACAGGCACTCCCCATCCACCAGGCACAGGGCATCCCCCATCCCACAGCACAGGGCACTCCCCATCCCCACAGCACAGACAGGGCACTCCCCATCCCACAGCACAGGGCACTCCCCCACCCACAGCCAAGAGGCACTCCCccatctcttcttcttttttcccACAGCACAGGGCACTCCCCCATCCCACAGCACAGTGCACTCCCCCATCCCACAGCACAAGACACTCCCCCATCTCACAACACAGGGCACTCCCCCCATCTCACAACACAGGGCACTCCCCCCTTATTTACTAGTTTAGTAAAGTCATTTCTCTATTGATTTATGCTTGACTGATTCTATGTGAGTATGAGAGGAAGGCCTCTCATATATGGAAAATGTATACTTGCTGGAAAGTTATGTCAGCAGGGTCTTTCTTGGCCTAATTGGCTGCCAGCGTGATCCGCCCTTTGAATTGGTTCCAGTGGCATTTATCAACAAGGGCCAAGACATCATGCAGAGCTTTGTTTATAAAGTGGACACTTCTAAATCAAATTTccagaggcatgaggactgtctGCCTTCCCCACCATGTGCAGCAGAGACAAGATGAGGTGGTGACTTAAGAACCCATTCACAAttaatgtgtttgtttatttcctGCCTGGCTAGAATGGAAATGTTGATCTGAACAGAGATGTTTTAAGGACCCACCTGGGTTGCCATGGACAAAATAACTCTGATGTGATAAATCTGAGACAACTATGAAACAGTCCTCTTCATGTTGGTCTGGTCTATGTCCGAGGTTCTGCTGCCCTTGATCCAAGTCCCCTGGCCCAAATCACACTTCACTTCAGCAGCTGAACCAAAACCAGATGAATGAGGAGGGCATGGAGCTGGGCAATTAAATTTCAAGCACCTTAACATTGTGATTTATGCTAATGAGAGGCAGATGGCCTGATCACATTTCAAATTTCAGTCGTTATGTTTGGTAAACGAGCTTCTCGGAGTTGGGCCGACAGAGCTGGATGGGACCGGCGGGAGACCCTGTTCACCTTCAGCCCGTTGCATTCCAGCTTACAGATGAGTTCAATCTCTGCAGGGAAGGGCCGGCAGGCGGCCCTCATGGGGCTCTCCATGCAGACCGCtcaggagggagagtgagagaagagagtctATGAGGGAAGCCTGGCTTGTTGAAACACGGGCTCCATGTGTTAAAATATTGGCTTCCTCTGATTTCAGAGTAAGGGCCCCGTCCACTATAGACACAGTTTATTGCACGGCCAGAAGACACACAAACAGAGTCGCTGAGCCCCTGCCGTGTAACCCCAAACATcagaaacaagacaaaaactCTGAGCGCTATCCACACAACACATAGTCCCCCTCAAGTCCCCCGCAGAGACCTTACTGATCAGCCTCAACCAACACTGGACCCTGGATGGTCAGTAGGGTCATTGAGTCATACGTACGTATACCTAACAAACACAGACTCATAACACATGGAAAAATAAAGTTTGGTGGGATGAATTGAGTCCTTTTGTGCTGCAGAAAGGCCCTGACTTCAGGCCTTACCTCATTTGCTGCAGCTG is from Salvelinus sp. IW2-2015 linkage group LG9, ASM291031v2, whole genome shotgun sequence and encodes:
- the LOC139028273 gene encoding uncharacterized protein; its protein translation is MGTPHSTGHSPIPQTGHSPSHNTGHSPISQHRHFPQHRALPIPQYSPIPQHSALPIPSTGHSPHLTTQGNPPSHRPGNSHSTGQCPIHSTGTPHPQHRELPQHRKLPTAQGTPPSHSTVHSPIPQHSTPHPTAHCTPPSTAQCTPPSHSTGNYPIHSTGNSPLPQQSALPHPTAQGTPHPTTQGTPIHSTGNSPSHSKCTSPSHNTGQSPIPAQELPTAQAPPIPPHSAPPSHSTGTPPSHSTVTPIQAQNSPHPTAQGLPIPQQASPIPQAQGTSPIPQHRDPPIHHTGNSPSHSTVHSPSHRHSALPHPTAQDPPNPTAQGTPPSTNTGQSPSTAQELPTAQGTPHPTAQWHSPLHSTGNSPIPQHSALPHPQHGNSPHPQHSALPHPTHSVALPIHSTGHSPIPQHSALPIPQHRHTPPRQGIPPSHSTGTPPSTAQCTPQSTAQGTPPIHSTVHSPSHAQGTPPSTAQCSPHHMHSALPHPQTGHSPIHSTVHSPIPQHRHTPIPQHRELPHPQTVHSPSHSTGNSPIPQHSALPHPQHRRTPPSHSTGTPHPTAQGTLPGSRPTAQGPFHSTPHPQHRALPHPTAQALPHPQHRALPHPTAQALPIHQAQGIPHPTAQGTPHPHSTDRALPIPQHRALPHPQPRVAFINKGQDIMQSFVYKVDTSKSNFQRHEDCLPSPPCAAETR